The Sciurus carolinensis chromosome 18, mSciCar1.2, whole genome shotgun sequence region CGGCTTTCGTCGCCTTCACGCCTGGGATGGAGGACAGGCCGCGCCCCGTGCCCTACCCACCTCTGCTCCGGGCCATGATCCTGGCTCAGCGACGGAAAAGCGGGGACACCAGCGCGGAGGAGCCGCTGCTGAACCTGGAGAGGACTCGTGCGGATCCTTGGGACTACCCTGCAAAACAGGAGGCCAAGGGGCGGGCCGGGGGAACCGCAGTCTAGCTGGGCAGGGCCTGCGCAGTGCCCGCGGCCCGGCGGCGGGCTCCCCGCGGTGACCGTCTTGGGGTGTGGCCGCCTAGGCGACGTGCCCCGCGGCCTTGCAGTTGGTGGGGAGAAGTGGGGCAGCAGAGGCTGAGTCGGGCCCTGCGGGCGGGCTGCTGAGCGAAAGCGGGGAGCAGCGTGCGGGCCTCACTTCCAAGCGGCCTCTGCCGCGTTGCCGTGACTGGGAATAAACGCGCTTAGTGGCCTGTGTTGTGGTTTCTGTGCGCGCGGGGCCGGGGCCGTGTGGTGGGGCGCTGCGGAGCAGGTGCCGGGGCCCCGGGGCCGCGGCGGCCGCCTCGGGCGTGTGCAGGGGGTGGCCCTGCGTGCGGCGCGCCCCTTTAggcgcaggccccgccccgcccgcccggCCAGCCGCCGCCATGATCTGCCTGGTGCTGACCATCTTCGCTAACCTCTTCCCGGCGGGTAAGCGCGGGGGCGGCGCGGGACCGGACGGGGCGCGGGCTGCCGGGCTGACCTGACGTCCAGGTCCCGCAGCCTGCAGCGGGGTGCACGAGCGCACCTTCCTGGCCGTGAAGCCCGACGGCGTGCAGCGGCGGCTGGTGGGCGAGATCGTGCGGCGTTTCGAAAGGAAGGGCTTCAAGCTGGTGGCGCTGAAGCTGGTGCAGGTGCGGGCGGCCGGAGCAGGGCGCGTGCGGGGCGGGTGGTACGGGGGCCGAGACGAGGGCGCGGGGCGCAGCGCGGGCGGCCGTCCTTCCCGCAGGCCTCCGAGGAGCTGCTGCGCGAGCACTACGCGGAGCTGCGCGGGCGCCCCTTCTACGGCCGCCTGGTCAAGTACATGAGCTCGGGGCCCGTGGTGGCCATGGTGAGTTGCGGTGGGCGGCGGGCGGGTACAGCCCCGGAGCCTGCGCGCACTGACGCTCGCCCCACGCCCAGGTGTGGCAAGGTCTGGATGTCGTGCGCGCCTCGCGGGCGCTCATCGGCACCACGGACCCTGTGAACGCCCCGCCCGGCACCATCCGTGGGGACTTCTGCGTGGAGGTCGGCAAGTAAGGCCCGCCTGCGCCCTCCCCACTGGCCCTGCCGCTCGCGTCCGCGGCCCGGCCCACCCACGCCCCTGTCCCGTGCAGGAACGTGATCCACGGCAGCGACTCGGTGGAGAGCGCCCGCCGCGAGATCGCGCTCTGGTTCCGGTCCGACGAGCTCCTGTGTTGGGAGGACAGCGCGGGGCACTGGCTGTACGAGTAGCTGCCCCCCACAGGACGCCCCCTCGGACTCGGATGGGGCTGGTGGGCAGGACAGCTGGCACTCAGCTGGCCCCCGTTTCTTTTCATAATAAACTGTAGGAAGACCGTGTGAGCATTGGCTCGGTCCCAGGGACACACAGCAGTaggtgttaagacgtttattacATACAGAGCAGATACGTGGGTTCACTTGCAGGGCGAAAGCCTGAGGAGAAGCACACCAGGCCCTTCCTCTACTTGCACCCACCCGGTTAACCCTAGTCATTTCACACTCCAGTGGGGACAGACAAGGGACATACATCACAGTGGAGAGGTggcagggtggtggggggaagcCTGCAGCTCCCTGTGGCTGCAGCTTGTGGTGGCCAGCTGGGGTCATGGGACAGCTCCCCAAGATCTGTGCTTCTCTGGTGGGAGGAAGTGGGCAGCAGGGACCAGGCTGCCCTGGTCAATACCTCTGGGTGCAAGAGTAAGGCCTGGCCCAGGAAGGTGGGGGAGTAGACCAGCAAGGGCAGCACCTGCCCCCATGCACGACCCTAGAGCTCTGCTGCAGGGGCATGGCCCTTCTGGCCTCTGCCTGGCATCCTCTTGTCAGTTCTCTCCGAGGGAGCAGGCCACAGCGGGCAACCCTAGGCACTTGGTACGTGTCTGAGAGCTGGGCTTGGAGCCCTGTGCAGGAGGCAGGCCCCAGGAGCACACCACCCCCATCACCCTGAGGCTGAGCCTGCATCCCAGGACTCACCCTAGCAGAGGCCAGAACCTCCACTTCTTCCTGAGGCCTGGACCTGCCCTAGCAGCCTGAGAAATCCCACCCTCAGGGATcctgggaggggcagggcaggactgCAGGGTCCTGCTCCTCAAAGGTGAGTCTTGTGCCCAGGAAGAGCCTGGGGGTCCACCGGTCACTGGGGCTGAATGACCTTGGGCTCCGGGGTGAGGGAACCTGGCTTGTCTTCTGAAGGTACTGCCTCAGGGACCCTGGCCCCAGGTCTCTCTGCCAGATCCCTGGGGAGGCTGCAGTAGGGACTGAGGGAACACTAGTCAGGGAGGGGGAAGCCCTGAATAGGGCTTGCCTGGGGCCCAGGGACCTAGGCAGCCTGAGcacgccccccacccccaggcatAGGATAGGCACCAGGCCTGGCTCCCCCAGGGATACAGGACCCCACCCCCATGGGCAGCATGCAAAGCAAGTAAAGTGGGTGGGAAGACAGGGCAAGTGTGCAGCCCCTGCGCCTGCTCCAGGGGTGCCAGGAGTGAGGAGTCCACAGTGGAGCCAAGGCCAGCTGCAGGGGCTGCCCACAGCCACCTTGGTTCTGCCTTTGCCCAGCCAAGGTGCCCTGGGACTTGAGGATGCTGTGTAGGGGAGTACTGAGCAGGAGCTGCAGGCGTTCCTACAgagcctcccctcctcccactcccgCCTCCCATGGCCACATCCCCCACACCTCAGGGATGTGCTCCCTGCCAGCGGGGCCTGGGCCTCAGGTGAAAGCTGCAGGTTGAGAGGTTAGAAAGGGGTGACGGGCACCTGGCTGCCCTGGGGGCAGGCGGGGGGCAGGCTGGCGGGGTCCTATGTACACATTGGCAGCAGGCAGGCAGGCGGGCGGTGTCCTCACTCGGGGGTGTAGGACACCTGCCACACGATGATGTGGCTGCGCTCCGCCTTGGACAGCACGGGCTTCACCTGGCTCCCGTCTCCCGCGCCTTCCTCCG contains the following coding sequences:
- the Nme3 gene encoding nucleoside diphosphate kinase 3 isoform X1 → MICLVLTIFANLFPAACSGVHERTFLAVKPDGVQRRLVGEIVRRFERKGFKLVALKLVQASEELLREHYAELRGRPFYGRLVKYMSSGPVVAMVWQGLDVVRASRALIGTTDPVNAPPGTIRGDFCVEERDPRQRLGGERPPRDRALVPVRRAPVLGGQRGALAVRVAAPHRTPPRTRMGLVGRTAGTQLAPVSFHNKL
- the Nme3 gene encoding nucleoside diphosphate kinase 3 isoform X2, with the protein product MICLVLTIFANLFPAACSGVHERTFLAVKPDGVQRRLVGEIVRRFERKGFKLVALKLVQASEELLREHYAELRGRPFYGRLVKYMSSGPVVAMVWQGLDVVRASRALIGTTDPVNAPPGTIRGDFCVEVGKNVIHGSDSVESARREIALWFRSDELLCWEDSAGHWLYE